From a single Brassica napus cultivar Da-Ae chromosome C9, Da-Ae, whole genome shotgun sequence genomic region:
- the LOC111210071 gene encoding uncharacterized protein LOC111210071, which translates to MGGSRTASSDIAAWCSAVVLLSLILMLSVRENNASNDSVRGFQFSEKPCEEIYVVGEGETLHTIGDKCGDPFIVERNPHIHDPDDVFPGLVLRIAPFYFSRKV; encoded by the coding sequence ATGGGAGGTTCAAGAACAGCTTCTTCAGACATCGCTGCTTGGTGTTCTGCTGTTGTGTTGCTGTCTTTAATACTTATGTTATCCGTTCGAGAGAACAACGCTTCTAATGATTCGGTCAGAGGGTTTCAATTCTCAGAGAAACCTTGTGAAGAAATCTACGTTGTCGGAGAAGGAGAAACACTTCACACCATCGGAGATAAATGTGGCGACCCGTTTATAGTTGAGCGAAACCCGCATATCCATGACCCGGATGATGTCTTTCCCGGTCTTGTTCTCAGGATCGCACCTTTTTACTTCTCTAgaaaagtttaa
- the LOC125575250 gene encoding MADS-box protein AGL42-like codes for MVRGKIEMKKIENATSRQVTFSKRRNGLLKKAYELSVLCDAQVSLIVFSQRGRLYEFSSSDMQNTIERYHTYRNDHETSIQYSEIYIQQLKQEASHMIAKIELLEFHKRKLLGQELSSCSLPELQEIDSQLQRSLGEVRARKAQMFKEQLEKQKAKGKQLLEENVQLHQKNVIDPWRGSIDQQKKFRVIDLNL; via the exons ATGGTGAGAGGAAAGATAGagatgaaaaaaatagaaaacgcGACGAGTAGACAAGTGACTTTCTCAAAAAGAAGAAATGGTTTGTTGAAGAAAGCTTATGAGCTCTCCGTACTCTGCGATGCTCAAGTCTCTCTCATCGTCTTCTCTCAGAGAGGAAGGCTATACGAATTTTCTAGCTCTGA CATGCAGAATACGATCGAACGTTACCACACGTACAGAAACGATCATGAAACCAGCATCCAGTACTCAGAAATTTACATCCAG CAATTGAAGCAAGAAGCAAGCCACATGATCGCAAAGATTGAACTCCTTGAGTTTCACAAGCG GAAGCTATTGGGTCAAGAACTTTCTTCTTGTTCTCTTCCAGAACTTCAAGAAATTGATAGTCAACTTCAAAGAAGTTTGGGCGAGGTTCGAGCAAGAAAG GCTCAGATGTTCAAGGAGCAGTTGGAGAAGCAAAAAGCAAAG GGAAAACAACTGTTAGAAGAGAATGTCCAGTTACATCAAAAG AATGTTATAGATCCATGGAGAGGGTCGATTGATCAACAAAAGAAATTCAGAGTTATAGACCTGAACTTGTAA
- the BNAA09G05910D gene encoding uncharacterized protein BNAA09G05910D: MGRDWSWLGVGGKKKPTSKSRKDIKATPPSSSPAGDTATAAGCMSGVFSIFDLQHLQFPINHHHLHLPKGVDVEETPFSPTRKDGNLNISLGIKIKTKPQARSSSSSSSLAATESYSPSVKTPTLVARLMGLDLVPDNYISSPTPSSSSTHTNKHRHYSLQRNSVDGGTRSLPETPRISLGRRSLDVNSYQHQRSSLHLIHVEDKENRSPRYYARKIVMQLKENVSRRRRMGTDITNKEQRAREVHEPKKASKATNVAPKVQDEPRLQTVQEELQGTEQGEKQSKSGKKRKKAENFKSRLVKPPQTMQEKPFARSPATSNNNNALHTIENKDSSSRNRASSKFPTFQRQSQTHVSPIAKRALVLEDVDVLVAGDFPETATQSELAFEGEGIVTELERGIFEALVAETTAEYYDTWRKNGAV; encoded by the exons atGGGAAGAGACTGGTCTTGGCTCGGTGTAGGAGGCAAGAAGAAACCCACAAGCAAGTCAAGGAAAGACATCAAAGCAACTCCACCGTCCTCCTCCCCCGCCGGAGACACTGCAACGGCGGCGGGATGCATGAGTGGTGTCTTTAGCATTTTCGACTTGCAACATTTACAGTTCCCCATTAACCATCACCATCTTCATCTCCCCAAAG GTGTAGATGTGGAAGAGACTCCATTTTCACCTACCAGAAAAGATGGAAACCTCAACATATCC CTGGGTATTAAAATCAAGACCAAACCACAAgcaagatcatcatcatcatcatcgtctctTGCAGCCACTGAATCTTACTCTCCGAGTGTAAAGACACCAACTTTGGTCGCTAGGCTCATGGGCCTTGATCTTGTTCCGGACAACTACATCTCATCTCCtactccatcttcttcttctactcacacaaacaaacacagaCATTACTCACTCCAAAGAAACTCTGTCGACGGAGGCACACGATCTCTCCCCGAGACGCCGAGGATTTCACTCGGAAGAAGATCCCTCGACGTCAACTCTTACCAACACCAACGTTCTTCACTTCATCTGATACACGTGGAGGATAAAGAGAATAGGAGTCCTCGATATTACGCGAGGAAGATAGTGATGCAGCTGAAGGAGAACGTTAGCCGGAGAAGAAGAATGGGAACTGATATTACGAACAAAGAACAACGAGCACGTGAGGTTCACGAGCCCAAGAAAGCTTCTAAGGCTACAAACGTTGCTCCCAAGGTTCAAGACGAGCCCAGATTACAAACAGTGCAAGAAGAGCTACAAGGAACAGAGCAAGGCGAAAAACAGAGCAAGTCTGGGAAGAAACGCAAGAAAGCTGAGAACTTTAAGTCGAGATTAGTGAAGCCGCCACAGACAATGCAGGAGAAGCCGTTTGCTCGATCACCAGCAACAAGTAACAACAACAATGCTCTTCACACCATCGAGAACAAAGATTCATCGTCGAGAAACAGAGCATCATCAAAGTTCCCTACTTTTCAGAGACAATCGCAAACGCACGTTTCACCAATCGCCAAACGCGCATTGGTTCTCGAAGATGTTGATGTTCTTGTGGCCGGAGATTTCCCGGAGACGGCGACACAGTCGGAGCTGGCGTTTGAAGGCGAAGGAATCGTGACGGAGCTCGAGAGAGGAATCTTCGAAGCCCTCGTGGCTGAAACGACGGCGGAGTACTACGACACGTGGAGAAAAAACGGCGCCGTTTAG
- the LOC106366096 gene encoding probable carboxylesterase 120, which produces MSEPTPISDPYAYLNIVKNPDGSITRDLTNFSCTPATPDPSPQTPVVSKDVSINKSKSTWMRLYAPSSTLNDTVPSQKLPLIVYYHGGGFVLCSVDLQVFHGFCSDMARDLNAVVASPSYRLAPEHRLPAAYDDGAEALEWIRNSDEEWIKSRADLSNVFLMGTSAGGNLAYNVGMRSAAASDLSPLQIRGMILHHPFFGGEERSGSEMRLANDQVCPPIVSDVFWHLSLPVGVDRDHEYSNPTVGDGLEKIGGLRWRVMVVGGEEDPMVDRQRDVAKLMKRKGVEVVEMFNDGDVHGAEIGDPSKRKPLFASIGKFISSSAALCNIF; this is translated from the coding sequence ATGTCCGAACCAACTCCAATCTCTGATCCTTACGCTTATCTCAACATCGTAAAGAACCCTGATGGCTCCATCACCCGCGACCTCACTAACTTCTCGTGCACCCCAGCCACACCTGATCCCTCCCCACAAACCCCCGTCGTATCCAAAGACGTCTCCATCAACAAGTCAAAATCCACGTGGATGCGTCTCTACGCGCCCTCCTCCACCCTAAACGACACCGTTCCCTCTCAAAAACTCCCTCTCATCGTCTACTACCACGGCGGAGGATTCGTCCTATGCAGCGTCGACCTCCAAGTCTTCCACGGCTTCTGCTCCGACATGGCGCGTGACCTCAACGCGGTCGTCGCGTCGCCTTCCTACCGTCTCGCTCCCGAGCACAGGCTCCCGGCGGCGTACGACGACGGCGCGGAGGCGCTGGAGTGGATCAGAAACTCCGACGAGGAGTGGATCAAGTCTCGCGCCGATCTCTCCAACGTCTTCCTCATGGGGACTAGCGCCGGCGGGAACTTGGCTTACAACGTCGGGATGAGATCCGCTGCCGCATCGGATCTGAGTCCGTTACAGATCCGTGGGATGATTCTGCACCATCCGTTCTTCGGCGGCGAGGAGAGAAGCGGATCTGAGATGAGGCTTGCGAACGATCAGGTTTGTCCGCCGATCGTCTCCGACGTGTTCTggcatctgagtcttcccgTTGGTGTTGATCGGGATCACGAGTATTCGAATCCGACGGTGGGAGATGGTTTGGAGAAGATCGGAGGGTTGAGATGGAGGGTGATGGTGGTTGGAGGGGAGGAGGATCCGATGGTGGATCGGCAGAGGGACGTGGCGAAGCTGATGAAGAGGAAGGGAGTGGAGGTTGTGGAGATGTTTAACGACGGCGATGTTCACGGTGCGGAGATTGGAGATCCGTCTAAGCGTAAACCTTTATTTGCTTCCATcgggaaattcatttcctcttCTGCTGCACTGTGtaacattttttaa
- the LOC111209947 gene encoding DEAD-box ATP-dependent RNA helicase 7 — protein sequence MPSLALSDKKKEEKKMKKKIDLETTTPEQQDSKKKGKKLKLSDSDGEEKKSKKKRKSIDESEEEPEKKSKKVKLSSSVEDVKVDNPNAVSNFRISDPLKAKLKEKGIEALFPIQATTFDMVLDGADLVGRARTGQGKTLAFVLPILESLINGPAKSKRKNGYGRPPSVLVLLPTRELAKQVFADFEAYGGAVGLASCCVYGGDPYAPQERKLKSGVDIVVGTPGRIKDHIERRNLDLTYLQFRVLDEADEMLRMGFVDDVELILGKVEDPKKVQTLLFSATLPSWVQTIAARFLKQDKKTIDLVGNDKMKASNSVRHIALPCNKQAMSRLIPDIISLYSSGGSTIIFTETKDQASELSGLLPGARALHGDIQQSQREITLAGFRKGKFSTLVATNVAARGLDINDVQLIIQCEPPRDVEDYIHRSGRTGRAGNTGVAVMLYDSRKSGVSRIEKQAGIKFEHVSAPQPNDIARAVGMEAAEKITQVCDSVVPAFMAAAKELLESSGVSAEVLLAKALAKTAGFTEIKKRSLLTSMENHVTLLFEAGKPIYTPSFVIGSLKRILPEDKANSIEGLTLTADGQGAVFDVAQSDVDQFISAAQKTASVSLEVVKELPKLQEREPMARGRFGRQGGQGFNHRGRGGRFGRGGRGGGGGQRW from the exons ATGCCTTCCTTAGCTTTATCCGACAAgaagaaagaggagaagaagatgaagaagaagatagattTGGAAACCACAACCCCAGAGCAGCAGGACTCAAAGAAGAAAGGGAAGAAGCTGAAGCTCTCTGACTCcgatggagaagagaagaagagtaaGAAGAAGCGCAAGTCTATTGACGAATCCGAGGAAGAGCccgagaagaagagcaagaaggTGAAGCTGAGTAGTAGTGTTGAAGATGTCAAAGTCGATAACCCTAACGCCGTCTCGAACTTTCGTATCTCTGATCCCTTGAAAGCCAAGCTTAAGGAGAAGGGCATCGAAGCTCTCTTCCCGATTCAAGCCACGACGTTTGATATGGTTCTCGATGGTGCTGATTTGGTCGGAAGGGCTCGTACTGGTCAG GGTAAGACATTGGCTTTCGTGTTGCCTATATTGGAGTCATTGATCAATGGGCCTGCGAAAAGCAAGAGGAAGAATGGTTACGGCAGGCCTCCTAGTGTTTTGGTTCTTTTACCAACCAGAGAATTGGCCAAGCAG GTgtttgctgactttgaggcaTACGGAGGAGCTGTTGGGTTAGCTTCTTGCTGTGTCTATGGAGGCGATCCATACGCACCTCAAGAGCGTAAACTAAAGAGTGGTGTGGACATTGTAGTTGGGACCCCTGGTCGTATCAAG GATCATATTGAAAGGAGAAACCTTGACTTGACTTATCTGCAATTCCGCGTTCTTGATGAAGCTGATGAGATGTTGAGAATGGGATTCGTTGATGATGTTGAACTTATATTAG GGAAGGTGGAGGATCCTAAGAAAGTTCAGACGCTTCTCTTCAGTGCCACATTGCCTTCGTGGGTTCAAACC ATTGCTGCTAGGTTTCTTAAACAAGACAAGAAGACTATTGATCTTGTTGGTAATGATAAAATGAAGGCTAGTAATAGTGTTAGACACATTGCTCTTCCTTGTAATAAGCAAGCCATGTCTCGTTTGATTCCTGACATCATCAGCTTATACAGCAG TGGAGGTAGTACAATCATTTTCACTGAGACTAAAGACCAAGCTTCCGAGCTCTCTGGTCTCTTGCCTGGTGCAAGAGCTTTGCATGGTGACATTCAACAATCACAGCGTGAG ATTACTCTTGCTGGATTTAGAAAGGGAAAGTTCTCGACATTGGTTGCTACAAACGTTGCTGCTCGGGGTCTAGATATCAATGACGTGCAGCTAATCATCCAG TGTGAGCCTCCACGTGATGTTGAAGACTATATCCATCGTTCAGGCCGAACAGGAAGAGCCGGCAACACTGGAGTTGCGGTTATGCTGTACGATTCTAGAAAGTCTGGAGTATCTAGGATTGAGAAACAAGCCGGTATCAAATTCGAGCACGTTTCCGCACCTCAGCCTAATGATATCGCCAGAGCTGTTGGTATGGAAGCTGCTGAGAAGATCACGCAAGTCTGTGACAGTGTGGTTCCTGCGTTTATGGCTGCTGCCAAGGAGCTGTTGGAGAGTTCTGGTGTGTCTGCAGAAGTACTCCTTGCTAAAGCTCTTGCGAAAACCGCG GGCTTCACTGAGATAAAGAAGAGGTCACTTCTAACATCAATGGAGAATCATGTCACACTACTTTTTGAAGCAGGCAAACCCATTTACACTCCATC ATTTGTAATTGGTTCACTAAAGAGAATCTTACCAGAAGACAAGGCTAATTCGATTGAAGGGTTAACTCTAACGGCAGATGGACAAGGTGCTGTTTTCGATGTTGCACAATCGGATGTAGACCAGTTCATTTCAGCTGCGCAAAAGACTGCAAGTGTGAGCTTGGAGGTTGTTAAGGAGTTGCCTAAACTTCAAGAGAGAGAGCCAATGGCAAGAGGAAGATTTGGCCGCCAAGGTGGCCAAGGGTTTAATCATCGCGGCAGAGGAGGTAGATTTGGTCGTGGTGGtcgtggtggtggaggaggccAGAGATGGTGA
- the LOC111210035 gene encoding embryo-specific protein ATS3B-like, which translates to MVSTRLFTLLLCFVSSVSLSVSESKVLEPHAAESFNVSLIQKLGTSCSYRVIISTSCSSPRYTRDQISIAFGDAYGNQIYAPRLDDPSIKTFEQCSSDTFEINGPCTYQLCYVYLYRSGPDGWIPESVKIHSHGSKSAVTFPYNTLVPESVWYGFNYCKSASDSSVLGAIGLERIVLVVVGFIVAGLILFV; encoded by the exons ATGGTGTCAACACGTCTCTTCACTCTCCTCCTCTGCTTCGTCTCCTCAGTCTCCCTCTCTGTCTCCGAATCCAAAGTCCTGGAGCCTCACGCCGCTGAATCTTTCAACGTCAGCCTCATCCAG AAACTAGGGACTAGTTGCTCTTACAGAGTGATCATCTCGACGAGCTGTTCGTCACCGAGGTACACGCGCGATCAAATCAGCATCGCTTTCGGCGATGCATACGGAAACCAG ATATATGCACCAAGGCTTGACGATCCATCTATAAAGACGTTTGAGCAGTGTTCATCCGACACGTTTGAGATAAACGGACCGTGCACATACCAACTATGCTACGTGTATCTCTACAGGTCTGGTCCTGATGGTTGGATCCCCGAGAGTGTAAAGATACATAGCCATGGCTCCAAATCGGCGGTCACCTTCCCGTATAACACGCTCGTCCCTGAGAGTGTATGGTATGGTTTCAATTACTGCAAGAGCGCGTCGGATTCGAGTGTCTTAGGCGCCATTGGTCTCGAAAGAATCGTGCTCGTAGTAGTAGGGTTTATTGTCGCTGGTTTAATATTGTTCGTGTAA
- the BNAA09G05950D gene encoding uncharacterized protein BNAA09G05950D produces the protein MVPCFSLEEFDIDFEFDAPRFYDFSRPELDSETDEIEFWFESAGNYSPSPFSPKFNWKLEPLPVKQITNTSSKTKPVDTGLNPKDKYNGFIYYNQTVKDVSKTKPKSKTKSSSSSTLTRPTVSLLARQNKPLDVYSVQLLTRCQRSLAKFGDNLSPILVSKLQNQDAKRENLEAKMDQINSNRRSKLTVPKEPKLRTAERSERHRSKVNSEIKQNAKSRVTSPKINTTNKNINHEPSSAPLPKSNTLRSQDLKAFGLRTSLRANAKINAIQEKEATNSRTLLKGRRAKGNHSGKIHSQVYESKIFPLDSKRPSKEGLGEATSIKYGTQKSCRTDINRGLDLCGKFDSQKIAGCLITA, from the exons ATGGTTCCGTGTTTTTCGTTGGAGGAGTTCGACATTGATTTCGAATTCGATGCACCTCGTTTCTACGATTTCTCCAGACCAGAGCTTGATTCCGAGACAGATGAAATCGAGTTCTGGTTCGAATCCGCGGGAAACTATTCTCCTTCGC CTTTTAGCCCAAAGTTTAATTGGAAACTTGAGCCACTTCCAGTTAAGCAAATTACAAACACCAGCTCAAAAACTAAGCCTGTGGATACCGGTCTTAATCCAAAAGATAAATACAATg GGTTCATATATTATAACCAAACGGTTAAAGATGTGTCCAAGACAAAACCgaaatcaaaaaccaaatcaAGTAGTAGCTCAACTTTAACAAGACCTACGGTTTCTTTGCTTGCAAGGCAGAACAAACCATTAGACGTTTACTCTGTTCAACTTCTGACAAG ATGTCAGAGGTCATTAGCAAAGTTTGGTGATAACTTATCTCCAATCTTAGTCTCTAAGTTGCAAAACCAAGACGCCAAAAGGGAAAACCTGGAAGCTAAGATGGATCAAATTAACTCCAACAGAAGATCTAAACTCACTGTTCCTAAGGAACCGAAACTCAGAACTGCAGAAAGATCTGAAAGACACAG GTCTAAGGTTAACTCAGAAATCAAGCAGAATGCAAAATCAAGGGTCACTTCACCTAAAATAAACACTACCAACAAAAAT ATTAATCATGAACCTTCTTCAGCACCTCTGCCTAAAAGTAATACTCTACGGTCTCAAGATCTTAAG GCATTTGGTTTAAGAACATCACTGAGAGCAAAT GCTAAGATTAATGCCATACAAGAGAAAGAAGCTACTAACTCCAGAAC GCTATTAAAAGGTAGGAGAGCCAAAGGAAATCACAGCGGAAAGATACACAGCCAAGTGTATGAATCTAAGATTTTCCCTCTAGACTCAAAG AGACCAAGCAAAGAAGGACTCGGCGAAGCAACTAGCATCAAATATGGAACTCAAAAGTCTTGCAGGACAGATATTAACAG GGGCCTGGATTTATGCGGCAAATTTGATTCACAGAAAATTGCAGGGTGCCTGATCACTGCATAG